The genomic DNA TATTTTTAGTATTATATTGCAAGAAGGAAGAACAGGTCAATCAGTGTGCTTTCCATAAAAAACAGTAAGTAGCTCAAGTGGTGCACTGTGAGTTACATTCAAAAATAATTACTGGCTGATTTGAGAGGAGTTAATTCTACTTCATAACCATTTAAAATGCGGAAGTTTTCTCACATTCATGGGGCGGTAGAAGGACTTCTTATCCAAGTGTTACTACGGATAGTAGAGTTTTACAACTACTAAAAAATACTTATAATAAATACTGTCTGTAGCTCATCTTACAGTAGCGGTGAGCTTTGGTTTCAGAGGGTTCCACAGCAAGTTTTATACTGCCACTCTATTGCAGAACTTTAATCTTCGTTTTCATCATCCATCTGCTTGTTCGCGTATGTTAGTTTTAGAATGTGCTAAATGAAGCTTAAACGCAAGGCCTTTGTTGCTTGAGGGCGTGAGTCAAAGTCTTGACTCAATGAAGGTGTGTGAAATCCTTTCCAAGAAAGACTGATTAGAAAAGTTTCACTTGAACGAGCAGCTGCAACTCATGGGTACTGAAGCTTGCAAGACAACGTAATTCGTTCCTCCTACCATTCCAACTCCTCAGAAATCTCCAGACTGACTCTTCTCTTTACCAGATTTCTAGTTATTCCATTGATGTGTCAACCACAAAAGAAAAGAACCCTCCTTGTTTTTCCTAAGAAGTTTGAAAAGTTGTATATTAAAATAAGTTCACCCGAGGACAGCaaatttccccttctccccctctctctgttgacctattttaatattaaaagctgtGTTTATTAAAGCTCATTCACCTATGCCATGAGTTAGACACTGTTCCTAGAGACGGAAAAATCCCCATTGCTGTTTAATCACAGGTGTCATGACCTAAACTAGGCTTAAGCGTACATTTCCACAATCAGATCTGTTTGAGCAAAGCATTGTGGTACTACGCAGAACTCCGCAAAATGAAGCAGCTGACTTGAAACTGCAGTTTCCAGTATAGCTAGTGACTGGGTAATAACATCACAGCTAAATACAGTTGAAGAGATGCCACCGGATCTCAGTATCTTTGCTTCATGTAAACGTGACGGGTGTTAGCATGGCCTGCCATCTCGCAGGCTGGATCTATCCTGCAGCATACTTCCATGTGATCTGTAATCTATTCCCTGGAGGAGTTGGGGAGCTGCTGTTTGAGGAGATGGGGAGCTGCTGTTTGAGCACTGAATGCAGCCCAACCTGTTAAGTGCTGTCTTTGACCTGCTGAAGCTTGTGCAGGATGTTTGGCTACTGCTGCTGATTTTGCAAGGGTAGGAGGGCAGCTTTTAAAAGAAGGTCCTAAAGCTGGATTCTGTTCCCTGCAGCTGCTGAGCAATACCACCCTCATTAACTGAATACAGTTAATGGTAAGATTTTGGCCATAATCTGTTCTTCTTTCAGCTCTCCAAGAGGCAAAATCTTTAAAGGAGTCTCCCAATACACTTCTCAGGTTGAATCATAAATAAATTACAGGTATTTCTAGAGCAGTGGCCTCAGCAGTAGCTAGAAGGAATACATAGGAGGCGATCATTTCTATGGACTGGGTAGCCTCGGTAAGCTTTGCTTTGGAGACTGGATGTATTGGTAAAGTGGCAAGATGAAGATAATGAGATTACTTTTCTGCTGTGGTATTAGAAACTCCTTTGTGGAAAAGTACCAGTGATACAAATTCTTGCGATTTCTCTTTCCAGAACAAAAAGTGCAGGGAGATGCAGTCGAACAATACTTGGCTTTACTCTTCTAACCTCACTCTGTTTCCCCCATCAGCTGAACCAGAAGTGAAAACAGTAGCGCCAAGTGCTGCACCAAACAATACTGCTCCCTCTCCTGGCTCGCCAACCTCTCCTACGGCTGATGTTGCTGCCTCTCTGGATAAAGAAATGAACAATCCCCACGCTATTCCTCGAAGGCATGCCCCTATAGAACAGCTTGCCAGGCAGGGTTCCTTCAGGGGTTTCCCTGCCCTTAGCCAAAAGATGTCTCCTTTTAAGCGCCAATTGTCTTTGCGAATAAACGAGCTGCCTTCAACTGTGCAAAGGAAGACTGACTTCCCTATGAAAAACTCAGGTAAAACCAAATGATTCGAGTGAAACATTACCTTACGttgtctcttcctcccttcctcctctgtggCTTTAAATAACTATTTGGCTGTAGTaaatcctccttcctgccctagTGTGGATCATTTATCACCAACAGACGTTATCACCCAGTCAGAAAAAATGTAGTTTGGGAACATGCaagaatttcaaataaaatattcacatgCAGAAGACAAGCAGCTGTAATCTGTATCTGAAACACTGGAGCGAAGCTTGAAGAGCTCCAGGAATAGATGTGGTGATATAGTAGGTGCTGTTCTTTCCTCTGAGTCACTGAACCTGTTCCTCAGCATAACGCCAGAGCATCTTGACAGACAAACCCGTCCAAGGCTTTAACCACTTGTCATGGGATCTCGTGGCATTTTTCCTCATGTCTGTCTTTCCATCTTTCTGAAATCCTCCTTTTGAGAGCAATGAAACCTCTTTTCACCTCATTACTTATAATAACTTTACTGTTTAGATGGCATAACCAGCAGTATCAGTAATGTGTGGTGCCGTTTTCAAATGATAGCTGTGGGATTTTACAGAACCATCCTAACATAGACATCTGGGGTGATTAGTACCTTGCATAATAGCCTAAAATCCCTTCAGCTAGGTTAGCCTGTAGGACAGCTGTGCTCTCATTTGGCAACAGAGATAGTTCTAGGGTTccaaggtttaaaataaaaattacggCGGCAAAGGTGAAAACGCCATCGATATCTAGTCTGACTTCTCTTACGATTCTTAATGCACAGGCCACCAACTAAGACCAGCACTGAGTTAATCAATTTAACACTAGTGCTGCATTGCTTACAAAAGTAATGCTGATTGAGCCTACCATGATCTGAATTTATTCTGAGGATGTTCCCATGTATGCAGCTACCAATGCTGCTTTCTGTCACACTACATGCATTTTTATTGGAATATCCCTCAAAGAATCAATTTTGGGGCATGCCTCCCCCTAAATTTTAGGTACAGTGCACGTCATACCACCCATCCTATGTGTTTTGTACTATTTGTGCTTGTTGTGCCTGCTCATGTCACTTCTGTGTAATGAAGGACTGATAATCAGCACTTTTCAAAAGCAGTGCAATTAGAAATAACGAGAACATCTGGTAAGTCAGCAGTTTACTCCAAATGTTACTGTATCCACACTATGCTGATATATTTAGTTTAAAACTGAGAGTGTCCATTTATTTGAAcattaagctttttttctgtaattttaataTAGGTCCTAGggatttcagctgctgctgtacTGGGGCAATCGGCATTCTAACCGTGGACTTACTTAACTGGCCCCTGTGTGTTGCTGTCAACATGTTTAAACTTCATCTAGTTACTGTAGGAGTATGTTGTTGGAACAGTTAAATCTATCATAagcattttcatttcacagaacATCAAATCTTAGTGCCAAATCCTTGGTATATTTAGCAGTCTTCAATACCAAAAGATTTAGGTCTCTATTAAagctataggggaaaaaaaaacctttcgtTTTCCGTAATGAACATCCTCTTCCATTAACAGAGAGAAGCAGTAAAAACTGACTGCAAATCTGATCTCCTTACcctcttgatttaaaaaatacagtaatatgGCTATTTCTACTATCAGATCTTCAACACAGAATTCAGAAAAAGCTGTCATTCAACTCAACAGTAAGAACATCTAGGAGATAAAGGAACTAATTATATTTCAATTTAACATCAGTATTCGTaacttatttctttttcccttaaactTCCAATTtaatgatttgtttgttttttcagtcccTGAGGTAGAAGGGGAAGTCGACAGCATTAGTGCCCTCTGCTCTCAAATCACCAATGCTTTCAGCACACCATCGGAAGATCCTTTCTCTTCAGCCCCCATGACAAAACCAGTCACAGTAGTTGCACCACAGTCCCCTGCCTTTCAAGGTTTGTGGTTTCTTTGCTTGCATGATGGTCGTGCTGAATGAGGCTTGAATGCACATAATGCTGCTTTCCAGTAGCACGTTGTCTTAATGTCTTGTGTAGTCCTGTATCTATATTTTGAGGGAATGCATCCTGCTTTATTCATCTATCTATCTTGTCTGCTGAGtttttatgtgtttttgtttgtaatCTTTCACTAAAAGGTCATGCACCTACCACACGACAGTTACCTGTAAAAGGGCCTGGCTTTGAGATAACGGCAATTTCACATTCTGCCTACTGAAGTGTAATAACCTTAAGAACTGTGTCACAAGAACCACAAGGGAAGAGGATTGTGTACTACCGTATCATTGCACAGTGGAAACACTTTGATAAGTTGTGGAGAGATGCTGACTACAGAATGCTTAATAGTCTCTGACTATTAAGCAGTGACTGTggttcactgtttttttttttttatacaagtaGCTTGAGAAAAAGCTCTTCTTGTTAAATGTAGTTACTGTTACTTAGCATCTAAAATGTGCTCTTCCTTTGAATGTAAAATTAATCATGTTATTCTAACTTCTGGTGAGCCATATCCCTATAAAACCAGCAAATTTAACTTCAAGCTGAAGCAGGTATTATCAGAATGCAAGATCTCAtcaagtacatttaaaaaaaaaaaaaaaaacaacccaccttcCTACAGTTCAGTTAAGAGTTGGCGTCATGAAATGGAATTTACTAGCTTTATCACCTCTCAGCTTTGTTTGGCGAATTTACACAAACCACTGTCATGTCTAAAATTGTTGTGTGTTGCTAGGCATGCAACTGGCCCACTAATATTCTTGTCATGTGCATGCCTTGCATGAATTAATTGCACTGATGTTGTCTGCTCCCATTTTAGTTAATGGCACTGCCTCTGCCTTCTGTGTGCTTGCTGCTAAACCATCCCAAGCCGCTGTAGTGTCCACAGCTATGCCAGTTCGTGAAACCAATCCCTGGGCTCATGCTCCTGCTGCTAGTACTGGAGCTGCAGCCATGGTCTCTGGTAAGACTGGAAGTAGATCCTGTGCATTTCTCTGAGAACTTGGATCAGAAGCATAAGTGAGCCCTTAAGACAACTGTCAATGCCACTTAATGAAACCTGGAGGGAACAGTGACAAAAGGCGGAAGTAGTAGCCTTTTGCGCAAGTGGATGGCGGGAAGCTATGAACTCGTTGGTTCCGAGTCTAtaagctagcttttttttttttttttaaatctaaatcttGACAGCTTTTTAGAAAATCTGATGCTTAAAAGGGAAGTAATGAAACAGTATGTGTTTGGGAATGAAGAGGAAAGAATCTCTCTGTGTACCCCAAATTTTTGTGTGTTCTTTCCACCAACCTAAGTAAGAGAGAGTACACCATTTCCTGGGGTAAGCTCAACTAGAAAAAAGCAACCTTGCTAGTGAAATAGGTTCTCTTTGGCCTTGTGAGAGTACCAGGCCCATTATCAGTAGGTCTTTCCCCATAACAGCAAGACCCTAAGCTCTTCCTCGAAGAGTTCCCACTGTAGAAAAACAACAGTAAACTAATCTTTAGGTGCAGGTTATCCAGTCTCTACAATCAGCTTAAATTAAGAGTACTGAGCAGTAATGATATTCTACTTCTGCAAAACACCTAACAACGTATGAACTGCAGAGCTGCGCTCTAGCATTCCTGGTTGCTTTTCTCATCACATTGGAAAAGCGGTGAGGTCCTACTGAAGGGAAAAGAGTATGTAAAACAGTAGGGAGAAGGACACCAATAGAATTCAGCTGATGGGAGATGGCTGTGAACTGTGGGAAGAATGGAAATGATGGtgagtgattattttttaattgttgaagATAAATGAGTTAAAAGCAGAGctgtttttataggaaaaaaatctgaaatattaagTGTTGAATATTGCAAAAGAATTAGAGAGGTTAACAGCCCGAGTTACATGTGGAGAGAGTAGGAAAGAGTGGAGATGAAGGACAAATATAAGAAAAGGGAGGCACAGTAAGTACAGTGTACATATATTGTAATTGGACAGATGTACTTCCTTAAATGTTCACGTATGTACTAGGAAGTGGTCACATTTCACTTTGACAGATATGTGATGGAAAAATGACTACTACCTTAACGCTTAATACAATTACATTACTGTCCTATAGAGAAAACCTTAATTTAGGACACACGGCAAGTGACCCTTAAAAACAGTACTGTATGGTTTTGTATTCTAACAATCCACCTGAGCTGTTTATTCAGAAATTGATACTTCTCTGTTGCAGGAATTAGTGGTTATGGACTAGGTCATTGCTGCTATGTAGTATGTGGCACTTCTGTGTGCCCTAAAGTCTCAGAAgtctgctatgaaaaaaaaaaaaaaacctgcattgtagtgaagaagctcttctccatCCCTTCTTGACCAGTGTCCTTCTATAACAAAACAGTATACTAGGATACAAAAATATGCTTCCACCATTGGTTGCATCTGCTCAActgtggagggagggaggcctGACTGTTCTTGCATACATCCTGCAGTCTTTCTAGCTAGCACTGATAAAAGGGTGAGGAACAGAAGCATTAATGGCCTCCCCATGCTTTCCTTCCCAGGAGCTGAGTGGAGCACCTCCTCAGGTGCAGCCTCACCAAGTCTCTTCCAAGGAAATCACAGACGTACTCCTTCAGAGGCAGACCGCTGGTTGGAAGAGGTCTCAAAGACTGTCAGAGCCCAAcagcagccagccccagccccgcagccacTACTCCAACCTCCTCCAGCAACTTCCCAGTCAGCACCAGCTTTCCCAGTGAACACCTTCATTGCACCTCAGCCTGTGCCGGTTGGTGTGGTGCCGCCCATGCAGCCGGCATTTATTCCAGCTCAGCCCTATGCTGTAGCGAATGGAATGACCTATGCCGCTCCGAGCGTACCTGTGGTTGGAATCACGCCTTCCCAGATGGTAGCCAATGTCTTTGGTACTGCAAGTCACACTCCAGCAGCCCATCCTCATCAGTCACCCAGTCTTGTTAAACAGCAGACGTTCCCGCAGTATGAAACCAACAGTGCTACGACCAGCCCTTTCTTCAAGCCACCTGCACAGCATAACGGCTCTGCAGCTTTCAATGGAGTTGATGGTGGCAAATGGGCTGCAGAGGACAAGCATTCACAGCCTCCCGCAGCCGCTCCACAGGTAGACCCGTTTGAAGCACAGTGGGCAGCACTagagagcaaggcaaagcaaCGCACTAATCCCTCGCCAACTAACCCCTTCTCAAGTGATTTACAGAAAACATTTGAGATTGAACTTTAAACAGTCCTGCAAGGGTAAGTTGTATATTAGTAGAGAGGGATAAAgggagctgggggaggggggggaggggcctTGTTTCTGATCAGTTTGCTTTGATAATCCCAAAAAAAAGTCCCTTCAAATGAAAAATGGGTTAGGAAAAAGGAACAATCATGGGGAGGGTATAAACATACAAAGAATTGAATGTGCTATTCTTAAGAGGAGTCCTGAAACCAGCCCAGTCTGCAGTCCCTCCTCACTTGGAAAGCTGGAAGTCAAACAGAGCAAAGAAGGGCACCAGTCTCGAAGCCTGTTCTGCAGAGACATCAATGATCTCacagaaaggaagacaaataTTGTACCTGTGTCCTTCACATGCCCTGTGAGTCCTGGACTTTGCCCCACCTCCACTCCCCCATGGGAAAGAGAGAGGTGttggccgggggggcgggggggtggagTATGGGAGGGAGGTTGTCACCTGCTTAGCAAAAGCTAGGTTTGTGGAAAAAGTTGAGCTTCCATTTTTGAGTAACAAAGTGAATATTATATATAAAGAATAAAGTAAAgccaaaatctttatttttatgcatttagaatattttaaatagttggatattaaaagctgtatgAGTTGTAAGTAATCTTGCCAAAGGTTAAAaccaagggtgggggggggggagggctggatGTAAGAAATTGTACATAAGATTGATTTATCACTGATTCTTATTGTAAGTAATATTTtgggggggatggggaggggagagaggggcccAGCTTGTTCTTGTATCTGTTCATTGTAAGTAGCATATTGCAACAACAATCACAACCAGTAAGTCATTTTAATCAtagttttaaataaagaaaattaaagaacagTATTGTCATGGTTTGAAAACCATGGGGAAAATCTACTGTTTTTTTTATTGGAATCAAGCTACATATTATATATggtatgtttattttctttcatgtatcACTGCGGTTTCCTTGTCTTAATCTATTGGTTCTAACACTACTGTGACAACTTACTGTAATCATATCTACAACCTGGGGCTGCCTAGGAACCCATTTTATGTTCGTCTGTCAATAGATCTTAGAggtttttaactttgtttttatttttttccactgatttgtGAAACCTTGTGGTTAAGGCTGCAGCTGGTCCAGGTTCTGCCTCTGGTGACTTGTGAAATCCATCTCATTTTAACTTTACTTTTAAACTTTGGCCTTACAAGCAAATGTAAGTTATATATATTTGTACTGATTTATAATCtgctttaacagaaataaatgttgGTGGTAGAAGTGCTGTCTGTGAAAGCTTTATTGTTCTCCATTTGGTTTTCAGGATTTGTCCTTTTTTGTTATTAGGTGAACACAGACAAACACTGCTTGCTAGCCTTGAAGCTTGACAATGGTATTTTAGTGGCTCTCTTTTTGTACGCCATATTACGTTACCTTGAACTTTAAGACCTAACTTGCAAATGTCCTTGCTATTTAAACCTCTAAAAAGGTGGGGTTTACTGAAACCATTAGATTCTAGTTTGCCTCGCTGAATTTTTCTAATGCTGACTATTTACTTAGAGACAAACATGAAGCCACTAACAttcaaacagggaaaaaagaaaactcatgttgcttttctttcccctagTATTAAAAGAAGTGAAGATCCCAATAGCCGTGTGAGCAGACAGTATATTTTCACTCCTTTCTGTTCTCCCAGTAAGTTGCTATAGACCTACCCTACGCATGTGACTGCTTCACACTGCATTCCTATGTGCACCAAACAGGTTAGGTATAGAGAAATGTCAGACCTTGTACCTGAAAGGGGAGTGTATTATTATAGAGGGATAAAGGAAGCAGAGGGGACTGTTTCTGAGCCTTTCCTTTAGCAATGCTTCCTTCCTTTTGCGCTTGCCAGCAGTTTCTGTTTCCAGGCAAGTACCGTGATGCTCAGTGATGTGGTCTAGaaagctggggcttttttttcctgtatcagtTCATGCATACCTGGCTTCAGTATGGCATGACTAGTAATGACCAATACTCCCTATGGTATTTGAGGTAGTACTGatgctttttcagctttcaaaaagcaaacaaatatttgTAGTCATGTGTGTAGAGATCTGATTTATATAAGACTAGAAAAAGCTATacatgcttttttcctcccctcccctatTAGCCCTTAAGTAAGTCTTTCACAGCAGTGCCCAAAGACCATCCAAAAATAGTCCAGTATATCTATACCCTTCTCCTGCCCTGAAGATAATAGCAAGGAAAATATGAGCTTCCTACAAACCATTCTTTAGGGAAGAAAAGTAACATCTTGGCACACAAATCAAAAGGTAAACAGCCAGTTAGAGACGTTACACAGAGACAAAAATCTCAGCTTgccaaatagaaggaaaaaaaaaaaaatggaaaagacctTTTATTTAACTATTACAGTGATGGTATGTACGGAGAGCTGCATGCCTTCAAATACAATCCTTATTACCATGGATACTcagcagaaagagaaagtca from Struthio camelus isolate bStrCam1 chromosome 5, bStrCam1.hap1, whole genome shotgun sequence includes the following:
- the NUMB gene encoding protein numb homolog isoform X5 translates to MNKLRQSFRRKKDVYVPEASRPHQWQTDEEGVRTGKCSFPVKYLGHVEVDESRGMHICEEAVKRLKSERKFFKGFFGKTGKKAVKAVLWVSADGLRVVDEKTKDLIVDQTIEKVSFCAPDRNFDRAFSYICRDGTTRRWMCHCFMAVKDTGERLSHAVGCAFAACLERKQKREKECGVTATFDASRTTFTREGSFRVTTATEQAEREEILRQMPDAKAEPEVKTVAPSAAPNNTAPSPGSPTSPTADVAASLDKEMNNPHAIPRRHAPIEQLARQGSFRGFPALSQKMSPFKRQLSLRINELPSTVQRKTDFPMKNSVPEVEGEVDSISALCSQITNAFSTPSEDPFSSAPMTKPVTVVAPQSPAFQGAEWSTSSGAASPSLFQGNHRRTPSEADRWLEEVSKTVRAQQQPAPAPQPLLQPPPATSQSAPAFPVNTFIAPQPVPVGVVPPMQPAFIPAQPYAVANGMTYAAPSVPVVGITPSQMVANVFGTASHTPAAHPHQSPSLVKQQTFPQYETNSATTSPFFKPPAQHNGSAAFNGVDGGKWAAEDKHSQPPAAAPQVDPFEAQWAALESKAKQRTNPSPTNPFSSDLQKTFEIEL
- the NUMB gene encoding protein numb homolog isoform X6 yields the protein MNKLRQSFRRKKDVYVPEASRPHQWQTDEEGVRTGKCSFPVKYLGHVEVDESRGMHICEEAVKRLKSTGKKAVKAVLWVSADGLRVVDEKTKDLIVDQTIEKVSFCAPDRNFDRAFSYICRDGTTRRWMCHCFMAVKDTGERLSHAVGCAFAACLERKQKREKECGVTATFDASRTTFTREGSFRVTTATEQAEREEILRQMPDAKAEPEVKTVAPSAAPNNTAPSPGSPTSPTADVAASLDKEMNNPHAIPRRHAPIEQLARQGSFRGFPALSQKMSPFKRQLSLRINELPSTVQRKTDFPMKNSVPEVEGEVDSISALCSQITNAFSTPSEDPFSSAPMTKPVTVVAPQSPAFQGAEWSTSSGAASPSLFQGNHRRTPSEADRWLEEVSKTVRAQQQPAPAPQPLLQPPPATSQSAPAFPVNTFIAPQPVPVGVVPPMQPAFIPAQPYAVANGMTYAAPSVPVVGITPSQMVANVFGTASHTPAAHPHQSPSLVKQQTFPQYETNSATTSPFFKPPAQHNGSAAFNGVDGGKWAAEDKHSQPPAAAPQVDPFEAQWAALESKAKQRTNPSPTNPFSSDLQKTFEIEL
- the NUMB gene encoding protein numb homolog isoform X2, with the protein product MNKLRQSFRRKKDVYVPEASRPHQWQTDEEGVRTGKCSFPVKYLGHVEVDESRGMHICEEAVKRLKSERKFFKGFFGKTGKKAVKAVLWVSADGLRVVDEKTKDLIVDQTIEKVSFCAPDRNFDRAFSYICRDGTTRRWMCHCFMAVKDTGERLSHAVGCAFAACLERKQKREKECGVTATFDASRTTFTREGSFRVTTATEQAEREEILRQMPDAKAEPEVKTVAPSAAPNNTAPSPGSPTSPTADVAASLDKEMNNPHAIPRRHAPIEQLARQGSFRGFPALSQKMSPFKRQLSLRINELPSTVQRKTDFPMKNSVPEVEGEVDSISALCSQITNAFSTPSEDPFSSAPMTKPVTVVAPQSPAFQVNGTASAFCVLAAKPSQAAVVSTAMPVRETNPWAHAPAASTGAAAMVSGAEWSTSSGAASPSLFQGNHRRTPSEADRWLEEVSKTVRAQQQPAPAPQPLLQPPPATSQSAPAFPVNTFIAPQPVPVGVVPPMQPAFIPAQPYAVANGMTYAAPSVPVVGITPSQMVANVFGTASHTPAAHPHQSPSLVKQQTFPQYETNSATTSPFFKPPAQHNGSAAFNGVDGGKWAAEDKHSQPPAAAPQVDPFEAQWAALESKAKQRTNPSPTNPFSSDLQKTFEIEL
- the NUMB gene encoding protein numb homolog isoform X3 → MNKLRQSFRRKKDVYVPEASRPHQWQTDEEGVRTGKCSFPVKYLGHVEVDESRGMHICEEAVKRLKSTGKKAVKAVLWVSADGLRVVDEKTKDLIVDQTIEKVSFCAPDRNFDRAFSYICRDGTTRRWMCHCFMAVKDTGERLSHAVGCAFAACLERKQKREKECGVTATFDASRTTFTREGSFRVTTATEQAEREEILRQMPDAKAEPEVKTVAPSAAPNNTAPSPGSPTSPTADVAASLDKEMNNPHAIPRRHAPIEQLARQGSFRGFPALSQKMSPFKRQLSLRINELPSTVQRKTDFPMKNSVPEVEGEVDSISALCSQITNAFSTPSEDPFSSAPMTKPVTVVAPQSPAFQVNGTASAFCVLAAKPSQAAVVSTAMPVRETNPWAHAPAASTGAAAMVSGAEWSTSSGAASPSLFQGNHRRTPSEADRWLEEVSKTVRAQQQPAPAPQPLLQPPPATSQSAPAFPVNTFIAPQPVPVGVVPPMQPAFIPAQPYAVANGMTYAAPSVPVVGITPSQMVANVFGTASHTPAAHPHQSPSLVKQQTFPQYETNSATTSPFFKPPAQHNGSAAFNGVDGGKWAAEDKHSQPPAAAPQVDPFEAQWAALESKAKQRTNPSPTNPFSSDLQKTFEIEL
- the NUMB gene encoding protein numb homolog isoform X1; protein product: MNKLRQSFRRKKDVYVPEASRPHQWQTDEEGVRTGKCSFPVKYLGHVEVDESRGMHICEEAVKRLKSLPTVIALDLSPLFLQERKFFKGFFGKTGKKAVKAVLWVSADGLRVVDEKTKDLIVDQTIEKVSFCAPDRNFDRAFSYICRDGTTRRWMCHCFMAVKDTGERLSHAVGCAFAACLERKQKREKECGVTATFDASRTTFTREGSFRVTTATEQAEREEILRQMPDAKAEPEVKTVAPSAAPNNTAPSPGSPTSPTADVAASLDKEMNNPHAIPRRHAPIEQLARQGSFRGFPALSQKMSPFKRQLSLRINELPSTVQRKTDFPMKNSVPEVEGEVDSISALCSQITNAFSTPSEDPFSSAPMTKPVTVVAPQSPAFQVNGTASAFCVLAAKPSQAAVVSTAMPVRETNPWAHAPAASTGAAAMVSGAEWSTSSGAASPSLFQGNHRRTPSEADRWLEEVSKTVRAQQQPAPAPQPLLQPPPATSQSAPAFPVNTFIAPQPVPVGVVPPMQPAFIPAQPYAVANGMTYAAPSVPVVGITPSQMVANVFGTASHTPAAHPHQSPSLVKQQTFPQYETNSATTSPFFKPPAQHNGSAAFNGVDGGKWAAEDKHSQPPAAAPQVDPFEAQWAALESKAKQRTNPSPTNPFSSDLQKTFEIEL
- the NUMB gene encoding protein numb homolog isoform X4, which codes for MNKLRQSFRRKKDVYVPEASRPHQWQTDEEGVRTGKCSFPVKYLGHVEVDESRGMHICEEAVKRLKSLPTVIALDLSPLFLQERKFFKGFFGKTGKKAVKAVLWVSADGLRVVDEKTKDLIVDQTIEKVSFCAPDRNFDRAFSYICRDGTTRRWMCHCFMAVKDTGERLSHAVGCAFAACLERKQKREKECGVTATFDASRTTFTREGSFRVTTATEQAEREEILRQMPDAKAEPEVKTVAPSAAPNNTAPSPGSPTSPTADVAASLDKEMNNPHAIPRRHAPIEQLARQGSFRGFPALSQKMSPFKRQLSLRINELPSTVQRKTDFPMKNSVPEVEGEVDSISALCSQITNAFSTPSEDPFSSAPMTKPVTVVAPQSPAFQGAEWSTSSGAASPSLFQGNHRRTPSEADRWLEEVSKTVRAQQQPAPAPQPLLQPPPATSQSAPAFPVNTFIAPQPVPVGVVPPMQPAFIPAQPYAVANGMTYAAPSVPVVGITPSQMVANVFGTASHTPAAHPHQSPSLVKQQTFPQYETNSATTSPFFKPPAQHNGSAAFNGVDGGKWAAEDKHSQPPAAAPQVDPFEAQWAALESKAKQRTNPSPTNPFSSDLQKTFEIEL